The Arthrobacter zhaoxinii sequence TTTGCGCAGTCACTGCCCGCAGCGCGCCGCCTCATCACCAAGCACCTGCGCTCCGAGGGATGCAGCGGGGACCGGGCCCTGGCGGCTGCCCTGCGGATTGTCGACGCCGGTGCGCTGCGGGTCGGCGGCGCCCGGTATGCGGAGGCCAACGGCTCCTACGGCACCACCACCCTGCGCATCGAGCACGTACATCTGGACGGAACGGAAGTACGCTTCGACTTTCCCGGCAAGAGCGGGCAGGAATGGCACACCTCAATCAAGGACGCAGACCTTGCCGCCGCCCTCGAGCCCATGCTCCGGCGCCCGGACGCGGACACAGCCCTGGCGTATCTGGGCACTGACGGGGCCTGGCACAGCGTTGATGCCGCCCAGCTGAACGCTTTTTTGAAGGAAGTCACGGGTGGAGAGTTCAGCGCCAAGGACTTCCGCACCTGGCAGGCCACGGTGGTGGCTGCCATGTCCCTGGCCCGGCTGGCACCGGAGGCCACCACCAGCCGGGCGAAGCAGAAGGCCGTGGCCGCCACGGCCCGCGACGTCGCAGACCACCTGGGCAACACTCCGGCCATCGCCCGCAAGTCCTACATTGACCCCCGCGTGGTGGACCGCTTCTTTGACGGCCACGTCATCCCGGTCACCGGATTCTCCGCCTCGGAGACCGCGGTGCGGAGCATGCTCGA is a genomic window containing:
- a CDS encoding DNA topoisomerase IB; this encodes MARLRRSNCEHPGYSRRRWGKGFSYRDIRGNVIADRAVLARIRSLAIPPAWTEVWISPYPNGHIQATGTDGAGRKQYIYHPHWREMKDREKFDRALAFAQSLPAARRLITKHLRSEGCSGDRALAAALRIVDAGALRVGGARYAEANGSYGTTTLRIEHVHLDGTEVRFDFPGKSGQEWHTSIKDADLAAALEPMLRRPDADTALAYLGTDGAWHSVDAAQLNAFLKEVTGGEFSAKDFRTWQATVVAAMSLARLAPEATTSRAKQKAVAATARDVADHLGNTPAIARKSYIDPRVVDRFFDGHVIPVTGFSASETAVRSMLED